GCTATGCTGCTCATGAACGGCCTGCCCCTGGCCCACCACCCCCTCCGCAACACCCCGGTGTACCCGCGGATCTTCGCGGACCGGTTCGTCCTGGTCGTGGAGGCCACCGACCCCAGGTTCGACCCCGAAGCGACCCGTACGTTCCTCGAGGGCCTCGGAGCCCTTTCCGTCACGGAGGTTCGGGAGGCATGAAGGTCACGCATCGCGCCTTTCTGCTCCTCGTCGCCCTCCTCACCGCGGGTTGCGCGCGGATGTGGACGCAACCCCGCGCCGAGCCGTTCTCCGAGACATACACCCAAGCCCTGCCCCAGGCCCGCCGCCAACCGCCCGCACGCACGGTAGCGCGGGGGGCGCTGGCGCGCGACGCGGCCTTTTACACCGGGATGGATGCGGGCGGGTTCGTGCAGGAGGTACCCCTCCCCATCGCCGCGGCGGACCTCGCGCGGGGCGGGGAGGTGTACCAGGTCTTCTGCGCGGTCTGTCACGGCTCCACGGGTGAAGGAGACGGCATCGTCGTGCAGCGGGGGTTCCCCGCCCCGCCGTCCTTCCGGCAGCCTCGCCTCGAGGCCCAACCCCCGGGGTACTTCTTCTGGGCGGCGACCAACGGGTTCGGTCGCATGTTCAGTTACGCCTCCCGCATCACCCCGGAGGACCGTTGGCGCGTCGCGGCCTACATCAAGCGCTGTATGCACGGCAGGGACCCCGCCTGCCCCTTGGAAGGAGGTCGGGTAAGCCATGGAGCGCGTTAAGGAAGCGCTGCCGATCGGGGCGCCCAAGCGCCTCGCGCTCGGCGTGGGGGTCGTGGGCCTCGTAGCCCTCTTCGCCAGCGGCCTTCTGGGCACTCCCGGCGTGGTTCAGTCCTATCTGTTCGCCTACACCTGGTGGTTCGCCCTCAGCGTGGGGGCGGTGGGCGGGCTGTTGCTGCACCACCTCCTGAAGAGCTTCTGGGGGCGGCCCATCGCGCCGTTCATGGAGGCCTCGGCCCTGACGCTCCCCCTGCTCGCCGCGCTGTTCGTGCCCGTGCTGTTCGGCCTGCAAGAGCTTTACCCTTGGGCACGGCCGGAGGCGGTGGCCGAAGACCCGATCCTCCAGCACAAGGCGGTTTACCTCAACCCCGGCTTCTTCGCGTTGCGCTTCGCCCTGTACTTCGCCCTGTGGATCGGACTCACCACCCTTTTGGTGCGTCTGGGGCGCGCGCACGAACCGAGCCGCGTGCAACGGCGTACCGAGCTCAGCGCGGCCGGGATGGTCCTCTTCGTCTTCACCGCGAGCTTCGCCGCGGTGGACCTGTTGATGTCCCTCGAACCCCACTTCTTCTCGGCCTCGTTCGGGGCGATCTTCGTGGAGGGGCACGTGCTCACCGCGTTGGCCGCGGCCGTGGCGGGAGCAGTACTGCTGGCCCCTAAGCTTCCCGGCTTAAAGTCCCAGCTTACCCCTACGAACCTGCAAAACCTCACCAACCTTCTGCTCGTCTTCCTCACGGTGTGGGCCTACCTGGCCTTCGCGCAGTACCTGATCATCTGGGGCGCGAACCTGCCCGCGGAGGCTATCTACTTCGTGGAGCGCAGCCAGGGGCCCTGGCGCGGGGTCAGCCTGGCCTTGATGGGACTGCAGTTCGCCCTGCCCTTCCTCCTCCTCCTCACCAACCCCCCCAAGCGCACCCCCTGGGTACTGGGGGCCATCGCGGCCTGGCTGGTCCTCATGCGGCTGGTGGACGTCGCCTGGACGGTCGTGCCCTCCCTGGAGCGCGTCGCGGCCCTTACCTGGACCGACCTCCTCGCCTTCCTCGGCGTCGGTGGGCTCTGGAGCTGGTGGTTTCTGGGCCGGCTCGAGGAGCGCATCCAGGCCCACGCCCTGCAGGAGGCCCCTGCCGAGCGCGGGCCGGAAGGGTGAGGGCTAGGCCTGCTGGGGCAGGGGCTCGGCTTCGAGGGTGCGGATCAGCCCCTCGAAGACCTCGAACCCCCCCTGCCAGAACGCCGCATCGCGCACGTCGATCCCTTCCCGCGCGAGCAGCTCGGCCGGAGCGACCGAGCCGCCCGCGGCGAGGATGCGCTCGAGGCGGGGCTTGAAGGCCTCGCCCTCGGCGCGGTACTGGCGGTAAAGCGCGAGCACGAGAAGCTGGCCGAAGGCGTAGGCGTACACGTAGAAGGGCGTGCCGTAGATGTGGGGGATGGAGACCCACTCCCACCTAAACTCCTCGCCGACCTCCACCGCGTCGCCGAACTGAAGGGCGAGGTTCTCGAGGTAGGCCTGGGCGAGGGCTTCGGTGGTCGCGCCTTCGGCGATCATCTCGTGCGCGGTCTGCTCGAACAGGGCGAAGAAGGCCTGGCGTAGGATGGTGGCGTAGTTATCGTCCACCTGGGCGAAGAGGATGTCCCGCCGCACGGCCGGGTCCCGTTCCTCCTCGAGGAGGTAGTCCACGAGGAGCATCTCCCCAAAGGTCGAGGCGGTCTCCGCGAGGGGGAGGGGGGCGTGGAAGGTGAAGATCGAGTGGTGCCCGGCGAGCATGGCGTGGATCGCGTGCCCCAGCTCGTGCGCCATGGTGGAGACGTCCTCCACCCGCCCCTGGTAGTTCAGGAGCACCCAGGGCACGAGGCGCGGGCTGGGGCTCCAGCAGAAGGCCCCGCCCTGCTTGCCCTTGCGTACCTCGCTGTCCACGTGCCCGGCCTCGAAGACCCGCAGGGCGAGCTCGGCAAACCGCGGGTGGAAGCGCTCGAAGGCCACGCGCACCATCTCCACCGCCTCCGCGAAGGGGTAGGTGCGCTTGCTTTCGGAGACCGGGGCGTAGATGTCGTAGCGGCGGAGCCTCTCCATGCCGAGCCAGCGGGCCTTGAGGCGGAAGTACCGCTGGAAGAGGGAGGCGTTCTCCCGGCAGACGGTGAGCAAAGCCTCCACCGCCTCGTCGGGCAGGTCGTTCATCTTGTTGCGCGCCGCGATGGGCGTCTTGAACCCTCGAAGGCGCACGTACTCGTTCCGCCAGTCCTGCACGATGCCCTGGTAGATCTGCCCCAGGATCGGGCCGTCCGCGCCGTACACCCGGTAGAGCTCCCGGTAGGCCGCCGCGCGCACCTCAGGTCGCGCGTCCCGCGCGTACACCATCAGCTCGCCGCGCGTGAGCTCCTTGGTCTCCCCGTCCACCTCGAGCCGGAAGGTGTAGCGGTTGGTGATCGAGTCGTACAGGGTATCCAGCGCCTGCCGTCCGGTCACGTTCTTCAGGTTGATGATCCGTTCCTCCGGCTCGCTCAGGGTGTGCGCCCGGAAAGCGCGCAGGTGCTCGAGCCAGTAGCGGCGCGTGGTCTCGCCTTGCATCAGGCGCGCAGCCGCAGCATCCTCCAGGTTCTTCCACCACAACTCGAAGAACAGGGTGCGGTTCTGGAGTTCCGCGATCCGCTGCCGCACCCGCGCGAGCGCGGCCTGCGCCTCGGGGTCCTGGGTGTCCTCCGCGAAGCGAAGCCCGGCGAGGGCGTAGGCGCTGTGCGCTAGCTCGGTGATGGCCTCGAGCCGGTCCAGGATCTCGCGGAAGCGGGCCTCGGTAAGTTCCGGCCCGAGTTCGTCGCGCACCGCCTCGAAGGCTGTGACGGCCTCGTCCAGGGCCCGTAGCGCCGCGTCGAGGTCGGGGTGTCCGGTGCCGGCCAGCAGGTCGTCCAGTCGCCAGCGGGTCTGTGAGTACGCGCTCATGACCTTGATCATACCGCCCCTGCCGGTCGGGCAGGGGCGGTCGCGCACCGGCTTTTGGGCGGGGTTAGCGCACCGGGTTCTCCGGCCCCCGCCCGCGGTAGGCGTCGATGAAGGCCGCGGCCGCCGCTGGGTCGAAAGACTCGAGGCGCAGGCGTTTGGTCCACGCGGTGAGGACCACGGCCTTCCCAAGCTCCGGCTTGCGCACCACCACCACGCCTGCCCAGGGCTCACCGGCATAGAGGTCGGCCCACGCCCGGAGCAATCGGAGGGCGTCCTCGCCCGGCGCATCGTAGTAGATCACGACGTGGCCGTGCTCGAGGGAGTGCACCAGCGCCTCCGGGCGGCGCTCACGGGTGTAGAACCCGGGCTCTACCGAGCTCGGCCAGTGGCTGCCGGAGGTGGGGAACTCGTCCGGGTACTGGATGCGGCTCCCGGTTGGGGCGTGCCGCTGCCCGTAAGAGGGGAGGTCCTCCACCTGGGCCAGGGCCGCCTGCCCCTGGCGTACGAGCGTGGCGAATTCGGCGGCTACTTGCCGCCCCTGCCACCAGGACCACCCCCCCCACGCCACACCCAAGACCGCCGCAGTCACCAGCAGCACCCCCCACGGGCTGCGTCGGCGCGCACGGTCCGGGACCCGCCGCTTTCCGCTGCCTTCGCGTCGTTTAGACTTGGCCATGCCCTTCCTCCCTCACGCGCTCCAATCCTCGCCCGGTCCTTAAGGGCGCAGTGCCTCCGCGATCGCCTCGAGAAGGGCTTCCTTCTCCCCGTAGCTCGGCCGGAGGAAGACCAGGGTGCAGTTCGTCCAGTCCTGCACCGCGGCGATCTCCAGCCCGTCCGGTTGCTTGAGGTGCGGGTACGCCCCGTACTCCACGTACATGCCGAACCGTTCCGCGACGGCCTCGAGGCGCTCGAGGTTCTCGCGGTTAAAGCGCACCACGTACGGCAGGAGGAACGCGGGTTTGCCGCAGCTCCCGCCGAGGCCCACCATGGGAAAGCCGGCAAGGCTGGGCGGCTGGTACTTGCGCGCGCAGCGCTCGAGGAAGGCCTCCCGGTCGCGCACCCGGTCTTTCGTGGTCTTTAGGCTGGCGACGTAAGCGCCTAGGGATACTGGTTCCGTCGGCATCGTGCACCTCCCTCGCTAGTATAAGCCCTTCCCTCCTGGGGAGGGTTTTAAAGTACTCCACGTAGCGTTCACCGCGGGGAGGCTCTTAAGGAAACCGTGCTTCAAGCTCATCATAGGTGCTCTGTAGGAACGGAGGTTCCCGTCCCATGGGATACCCAGCCGGGTTCCTGCACTTCCCCTCTTTCAGCCCACCCGATCACCGGGTAACCTGGATGGGGTATGGACGCGATCAACCTTGGCCCCTTCCTGATTCCGCTCACCCGGGCATATGTTGCCCTGGCGCTGGCCGGACTGATCCTCGCCGCGGAGGTGCTAGCGCGCACCGTGGATAAAAGGTTCGCCCCTTGGGGATGGAACACGGTACTCCTAGGCCTCGTTGCTGCTCGTCTGGGGTTCGTCCTGAACAACCTTCCGGCTTACGCTCCGGATCCCTTGAGCGTCCTGTACGTCTGGCAAGGTGGATTCTCCCCTCTTTGGGGCATCGCAGGCGGTACAGCGTACACGCTCTGGTTCTTCCGCAAACATTGGTTCCTTTTGCAGTGGGCCCTCGTACCCGCGGGCCTTGCGGGCGTGGTCTGGCTCGCCCTCGGTAGCCTCACCCCCAAGGCCCCGGACTCCGCCGAGACCCTTCCCCCCCTCACGTTTACACGACTGGACGGTACGCAGGTTACGCTCACAGAGTACCTGGGTCAACCGGTGGTTCTGAATCTCTGGGCTACCTGGTGCCCCCCCTGTCTGAGGGAACTTCCCCTCCTGGCCGAGACCGCACAGGCCCGCCCAGAAGTGGCCTTCGTCTTTCTGGATCAGGGAGAAGGCCGCCTTGTGGTTCAGACCTTCCTCGAGGAGAAAGGGTTCGACCTCCCCGAGGTGCTCCTCGATCCCACCAACCAGGCGGGCCGTTACTTCCGCATTATCGGGCTGCCCACCACCCTGTTCTTTAACGCCGAAGGCCAGCTCGTCGCACGGCACGTGGGTGAGCTCTCTCGGGCCGCGCTCCTAGGGTACCTCAACCAGATCACGCGCTAACCGCGCGCGCGAAGTGCTTGAGCACGAACCCCCCCCACGCCAGGGCCAGCCCCGCGAGGACCGCGAAGACCGCGTACCCCAGGGGTTGCGCCCACCCGGGCACGTCCGCGCCCTGCGCGCGTCGGAGCGTTCCGAGCGCCACCACCTCCTGCGGAGCCGCGCCTAAAAGAACGCGCGTGGAGGTCCCAGATACAAAGTCGATCCCGGACCCGTGGCGCAAGTACACTGCGTACACCCCTTCTTCCGCGAAGCGGTACGTGAAGCGAAACCGCCCTCCGCCCTCCGCGCGCAGCACGCGCCGGGCTACGAGCTCTCGCCCCGTCCCGTCAAAACGCACCAAAGCCGCGAACACCTCCTCGGGGGGCGGGTCGGCCAGCACCTCGAGCACGACCTCGCTCTCCGCGCTTACGCCGCGGTAGTTCAAGGCCACCTCGAACGCGCCCGCCACACTCCCGTTACGGGCCGGCTCCTCGTGGGCCCAGACCCCGGCAAAGCCGAGCAGCAGCGCGCCCACCGCAACCGCCCACCTCACGCCGTTCCCTCCAACGGACGCAGCTGGCGCGCGACCCATCCTCCCAACGCGCCCCCCAAGAGGGCCGCTGTGAGCGCGAACGGCCAGGCCGCCCCCAGCACCCAATCCGGCCAGAGCGCCTCCGCGAAGACGGGGTAGCTCGCGGCGAGGGCCGTCCCCCCGACGAATCCGCCGAGGAGCCACGGGGGAAGCCAGCGCGCCAGGAGGTCCGCCACCACCCCGGCCGGGAGCAGCACCGCGATCAAGGGCCGCGAGACCCCCGCCAAGTCCAGCTGGGCGGTCAGCATCAAGCCGCCCGCCAGTGCGGCGCGAAACAGGGTGTACCCCAAAGCCGCCGCGCTCGCCGCGAAAGGCAAGGGCTCCAGCCGCGCCAGCAGCACCAAAACGAAGGCCCCGAGCCCCGCGAGGATCACCGGGTGGTAGACCGGGCTGAAGGCCGGTACCACGTACTCGTACTCCGCGAGGAGCAGGGTGCTCCAGCCCAGGAGCAGCCCCCCAAACCCCACGCTCAGCCAGGCGTACGCCGGCCCCGCCGCCCACCACCGCTCGATCTCGGCCGTGACGAGCCCCCCAAAGCTCGCGAGCCCCAACCCCAACAGGCCGATCAGGTGCATCGGGGCCCACAGCGAGATGTCCGGCCCGAACAGGCGGTGCCACAGATCATCCGCCGGAGCGAAGATCAAAACCAACAGCGCGCCCGCCGCGACCGTGAGGATGCCCGGGTGCAGCGCGCGCCCCGCCACCATCAAATGCCAGGGGGTGCGGCGACGTTCCCGGAACATCCCCACCCCGGCCACCAGGACGCTCGCGAGCATCGCGCCGTAGATCAGATTGTGCGGGGGCGAGAAGAAGGCATCCCGCCCCCGGTCGATGTGCCAAGCGATGTCCCAGTACACGCCGAAAAGCCCCGAAAGCCCCCCCAGCATGAGCCCGGCCAACACCCTCGCGAGGTTCAGGCCGGGCCGCGCCATCCCCCCCGCTCCTAGCGCTCGCCGAGGGCGGCCT
This region of Marinithermus hydrothermalis DSM 14884 genomic DNA includes:
- a CDS encoding c-type cytochrome, translated to MKVTHRAFLLLVALLTAGCARMWTQPRAEPFSETYTQALPQARRQPPARTVARGALARDAAFYTGMDAGGFVQEVPLPIAAADLARGGEVYQVFCAVCHGSTGEGDGIVVQRGFPAPPSFRQPRLEAQPPGYFFWAATNGFGRMFSYASRITPEDRWRVAAYIKRCMHGRDPACPLEGGRVSHGAR
- a CDS encoding M3 family oligoendopeptidase → MSAYSQTRWRLDDLLAGTGHPDLDAALRALDEAVTAFEAVRDELGPELTEARFREILDRLEAITELAHSAYALAGLRFAEDTQDPEAQAALARVRQRIAELQNRTLFFELWWKNLEDAAAARLMQGETTRRYWLEHLRAFRAHTLSEPEERIINLKNVTGRQALDTLYDSITNRYTFRLEVDGETKELTRGELMVYARDARPEVRAAAYRELYRVYGADGPILGQIYQGIVQDWRNEYVRLRGFKTPIAARNKMNDLPDEAVEALLTVCRENASLFQRYFRLKARWLGMERLRRYDIYAPVSESKRTYPFAEAVEMVRVAFERFHPRFAELALRVFEAGHVDSEVRKGKQGGAFCWSPSPRLVPWVLLNYQGRVEDVSTMAHELGHAIHAMLAGHHSIFTFHAPLPLAETASTFGEMLLVDYLLEEERDPAVRRDILFAQVDDNYATILRQAFFALFEQTAHEMIAEGATTEALAQAYLENLALQFGDAVEVGEEFRWEWVSIPHIYGTPFYVYAYAFGQLLVLALYRQYRAEGEAFKPRLERILAAGGSVAPAELLAREGIDVRDAAFWQGGFEVFEGLIRTLEAEPLPQQA
- a CDS encoding DUF3105 domain-containing protein — its product is MAKSKRREGSGKRRVPDRARRRSPWGVLLVTAAVLGVAWGGWSWWQGRQVAAEFATLVRQGQAALAQVEDLPSYGQRHAPTGSRIQYPDEFPTSGSHWPSSVEPGFYTRERRPEALVHSLEHGHVVIYYDAPGEDALRLLRAWADLYAGEPWAGVVVVRKPELGKAVVLTAWTKRLRLESFDPAAAAAFIDAYRGRGPENPVR
- a CDS encoding TlpA disulfide reductase family protein, whose amino-acid sequence is MDAINLGPFLIPLTRAYVALALAGLILAAEVLARTVDKRFAPWGWNTVLLGLVAARLGFVLNNLPAYAPDPLSVLYVWQGGFSPLWGIAGGTAYTLWFFRKHWFLLQWALVPAGLAGVVWLALGSLTPKAPDSAETLPPLTFTRLDGTQVTLTEYLGQPVVLNLWATWCPPCLRELPLLAETAQARPEVAFVFLDQGEGRLVVQTFLEEKGFDLPEVLLDPTNQAGRYFRIIGLPTTLFFNAEGQLVARHVGELSRAALLGYLNQITR